Proteins co-encoded in one Hyla sarda isolate aHylSar1 chromosome 4, aHylSar1.hap1, whole genome shotgun sequence genomic window:
- the TMEM19 gene encoding transmembrane protein 19 has translation MLFIRDDVYKEYANMMLNIVILSMILCISLSFWIISITASTYYGTLRPISPWRWLFSVIIPIVIISRGLKKKSLDNSGALGGLLVGFILTVANYSFFSALLMFFFTSSKLTKWRAEIKKKYDSEYKEGGQRNWLQVFCNGGVPAELALLYMVENGPGEMPVDFSKEYTASWMCLSLLGALACSAGDTWASEIAPVLSTSSPRLITTWEKVPVGTNGGVTFVGLLASLLGGLCVGIAYFVTQLIFVNDLEIAAPQWPIIMYGAIAGLLGSIIDSYLGAIMQYSGFDESTGTIVNHPTRNAKLISGKPILDNNAVNLFSSILIAILLPGAAWSVWPRT, from the exons ATGCTGTTTATTCGGGACGATGTTTATAAGGAATATGCAAACATGATGCTGAATATTGTCATTCTGTCTATGATCCTGTGCATATCTTTGTCTTTCTGGATAATATCAATTACTGCAAGTACATATTATG GCACTTTGCGGCCCATATCTCCTTGGCGATGGCTGTTTTCGGTAATAATTCCTATTGTTATTATATCCCGTGGTTTAAAAAAGAAGAGCTTAGATAACAGTGGTGCTCTAGGAG ggctGCTGGTCGGTTTTATTCTGACAGTTGCGAATTACAGCTTTTTCTCAGCTCTTCTTATGTTCTTTTTCACATCATCAAAACTCACAAAATGGAGAGCAGAGATTAAGAAAAAATATGACTCTGAATACAAAGAAG gtggacaGAGGAACTGGTTGCAGGTGTTTTGCAATGGGGGTGTACCAGCAGAATTGGCTCTGCTTTACATGGTGGAAAATGGTCCTGGGGAGATGCCAGTTGACTTTTCCAAGGAATACACTGCCTCGTGGATGTGTCTTTCTCTTCTTGGGGCGCTTGCTTGCTCAGCTGGAGATACATGGGCTTCAGAGATTGCTCCAGTCCTCAGCACAAGCTCTCCTCGATTGATAACTACGTGGGAGAAGGTCCCTGTGG GTACAAATGGAGGTGTTACATTTGTAGGTCTTCTTGCAAGTCTTCTTGGTGGCTTATGTGTCGGTATAGCATATTTTGTCACTCAGCTTATATTCGTGAATGATTTAGAAATTGCTGCTCCACAGTGGCCCATAATTATGTATGGAGCAATAGCTGGCTTACTTGGCTCCATAATAGACTCTTATCTTGGAGCAATAATGCAGTACAGCG GTTTTGATGAAAGCACTGGGACGATTGTCAACCATCCAACACGTAACGCAAAACTTATATCTGGGAAGCCCATACTGGACAACAACGCTGTAAACCTATTTTCATCAATCCTCATAGCGATTTTGCTGCCTGGAGCTGCTTGGAGTGTTTGGCCTAGAACATAA